The window atatattgtttctatAAATATAATCAATCACATTAAAGGAATGTGGTTTCAAATTTCCACATCATTTTAAATGTGCTAATCATTCACAGAGCTGCGTGGGATTGTAGTTCTTGCCTTATTAAAGCATCTTTGTCTTTTCACCtgattttcacacattttttttcttccaatcaGAGTTTGTGATGTTTTGAGTCTCCTCGAATCTGGTTGGTTCGGGTTCATGGCTTATAACACTATAACAGGgtttttaataaaacagaatcaacTCTGCTGTAAATGTGGGCGGGCACTAATGCACCCTGTGCTGCATCAGGATTGGCCGGGCTGGCGTCAGTGGGCGGAGTTTCTGCTGATGTACTTCCTGTTGCCCTATCAGCTGCTGTCTGCGGTGGCCTGGCACTGGATGAGTGTTCATTACTGGACGGCAGGTTTCATCATCGCTCACGCCGCACTACTGACGGTGCTGGACGTGTGTTTCTACTGGACGCTGTGGAAGAGAGGACAGAtgcggtacacacacacacacacactcttcatgTGTGGTTTTAACACTTACACTGAATCTGAACCCGTGTGATTTCTGTGTGTTGTGATCGCAGGACTCTGCCTAAGTTAGTCTGGCTTCAGATGTTCGCAGTGCTGTTCAACACGTCTCTGTTTGTGCTGCCGTGGCCCATGATGCCTCTCTTCATCATTAACACTGAGATCTACATCCAGCTGTACTTTAACCCCTTCCTCACTGCAGTGCTGGTGAAACGAACACTCCTGCccacaaacacacagcacaggccctgacacacacactttaatCATGTTTGTTAGGTGACTCACACTGCATTTAATGATGTAttctctgggaatcgaacccatgaccttggcgttGCGAGTGCTGTGATCCACTGTGAGCCGCAgggacgtcacacacacacacacacacacacacacacacacacacacacacgtgtgcctGGGTCATGCTGGGACTTCACACTCACAATCATCTCTCTGCTCTTATGTTATGATCAGTTTCATAGGATCCTCAGATTCTGATTCAGTTTCATGCTTCTAACTGTgacaatatgtatttttataaatgatttcatGACTGTAATAAACAGAGAATGtttatttaaagtatatatttaataaaaacaaaacagtggtTGTGTGACTCATTTTCATATTAGATAAACTTGATTTAGAATAGAAATATCATGTACATGAAAACAAATGTGCACTGCAGTAAGAAACACCACACCTACAGCTATTACAACATTATTCATATGTCTAAGATTATTATATTTACTTAGATTTAAAGCTTAATGGGAAATCTCAAAATATCATTGTTTCTATATAATGCAGTACATTTTGTTTAGGAATTTGTTATTACTTTTTTAGAAGTAATTTAAACTCCCTGAACGGCAGCaggtaaatgtaaaacattaaaataaagtgatgtAAGTGATGTAATGGACAAAAGTGATGTAAGCCTGAAGTGGCCCACATGTATTAAATCACATGTGTGTCTCTGTAGGTAAAGATGTGGTGTTCACAGCAATGTGTAGTCTGAACAGGACCCTAACGTGGCCCGTGCGGTAAAATAGTGCCAACCAAATGTGGGGCACCTTTGGCAAAAATATGGCACGATATGGCACGACAATACTAGTCAGGGTGTAAACCAAATGTGGCCTAGGTTTATTAAACTATATCTGGGCCAGCTCTGAGAAAGATGTGGCACAGGAAGCACTGTCCAATGTGTCTGTGAACCTAAAGTGGATCATATATAACATTGGCCAAATAATTAATATCATTTTGGGCTGCTCAGTGTGTAAGCCTAACTTTTCCCACATTTGACCACATTATAAAGCATTATAAATCAGATGAGGGCTGCTTCTGGTCTGGATGTAACACTGGACACTGGCTAATTGAAGTCGTAACACAGTTAACTGATACAGACGGATCTGGATGGGAGTCTTAAGAAGGCTACACACACAGCTATTAATGTTTTGAAACATACTTTCAATggcggtttatatatatatatatgtgtgtgtactgtgcagCATAAAAACAGAAGCACACTATGATGATATCTCTTTACTGTCACGGTTTCTGTTAATTTGGAGTCCGTTTTCCTTTTGCACCATTCCCTTGTTGTGTTGATTGTATTATTGTGTTCAGGTGTGCCTGGTTAAGTGATGAAGTTCCTGTATGGTCACTCAGTGCAGTCTCAGATCCTAAATGTTGCTGTGCTACATTGAGTTTGGATTTACCCTTGTTGGATTAAACTTTACTTCCACTCGTTAACTGTCTCTCGTTAGAGGATTAGTAGACTTAGTCAAAGTTAAGGTTGGTAGAATAAGATGATGTACTTGTGAAACTGCTATATGTTGGTGATCCATCAAAATAAAGAGTTAGCAGAtgttaagcagacagtctactaatactatCATGGCCGCTAGTTGACGTAGTCACAGAGTTCATCTAAATAAAGCTGATGTTACAGTAAAGATGATGTGATGAAATGTGAATGTGCAGTCTCTTCTCTTCTGTGCTGTGAAACCTTGctgtgtgtactgtgttaatctaactgagacttgttatagcacttatatatcattgctcttttgttgttttgattgcttccactgtctttatttgtaagtcactttggacaaaaacgtgctaaatgattaaatgtgaaTGTCAGAATGTCTGAAGAGTTCTGGAGCAGGTTTCTGGCCTTATAACCACTGACCATGCCTTTCAACATCAGCCAGATTGATCTGAAGTACTGTCTAAACGACAGGCTGATAACATACTGTGGTACAACCAAGCAGGGTTTATACTTAATACGCTAAAACAATGAGTAGCAAACAAGTTTTGACACCTAACTACAGGTAAATCAGACACATCTCACATCAACATGCTTTTATTATCTTTAGTTTAATTAATGTTCTGGCTAGATTTACTTACAGTCGTTAAGTCAAGGTTTAATTAAATCATGGCCACGAACGTcgtaataataaattaaacaatcTCTGTATTcgtgggaattaattattaattcatagttaGCAGCTCTCACTTAGGCTACGTATTTGCATAGTTTtaacgttataaaataaaattaagactgATTGCTGTCCACGTCGTCCACCTTATTTTAGTGTTATTGCTGATCCATtcggtaggtggcgctgttataAACACTGCAGACCCCGGGTGAGCAGAAACACCCGCTTTCTCAAAATGAGATCATTTCAATTAAAACCCGCTCAAAACATCCAGTAATCACTGTGATTGGCTCATCCTGCTTATAATAATGGTTTAGGATTTGAGCTGCCGGTCGGAATTCCTGAaactgaaagtgtgtgtgtgtgtgtgtatacagtttcagctaaattgacaatatattgtAGGAAACCAGAAAAATCCTGTCCTTATAACTCAAATGACAGATGATTGAGAAAAGATTTCCCGTTTAACCTTGAATTaagcatatttaataatttttgtattttaatgtgtaGTGTTTTTGGAAGAAAAACAACAGAACTTTCAATGGAAAGTCCCCATGAATATCTTatatcacgtgtgtgtgtgtgtgtgtgtgtgtgtgtgtgtttgagcaggaaGCTGCTGTGCAGAAGtcagtttctctttctcttctgttGTGATCAGAGAGTCTTTACGTGAATAAACCGAAAGAGCCGATATGAGAAGAGAGACGAGGAGCTGACAGCCAGCGCTGAGACTGAAGTAAGACatgaacctgtgtgtgtgtgtgtgtgtgtgtgtgtgagtgtgtgtgtgtgtgtgtgtgtgtgtgtgtgagtgtgtgtgtgtgtgtgtgttgagtgtgtgtgtgtgtgtactggaatgtatggtttatgtgtgtgtgtgtgtgtgtgtgtgtgtgtgtgtgtgtactggaatgtatggtttatgtgtgtgtgtgtgtgtgtgtgtgtgtgtgtgtgtgtgtgtgtgtactggaatgtatggtttatgtgtgtgtgtgtgtgtgtgtgctggtatgTATGGTTTACGAGGACACagatgtgtataatgacatggataCTACAACATTAACATGGTTTATGAgaacacttcctgtttctccgTAAAACAAAAGTCTtaataaacatacacaacatTGTTTTTTGAAATTCCAAAATTGCCAGTAGTTTCCTGTGAGGGGTAGAGTTAAGGTAGTTTGTTCTCGTTCTTCATTTGGGGGTAAAAAGACGAAGTTGAGCGATGGTATTCTGTTTACAAACTTCCAGCACTCTCACTTTCCAGTTTAGATGAATGTAAACATGTTGAACTGCTTTTCATAGTCTGTAAAACTTAAACATGATGTGGAATAAAAATACTGgagtcagtttatttattttattaaaatggataaattgttttacatttttatattttatgtgttgtcatgatttacttttgataaagagaaaggtttattattgtatattagttTGGCATTTCACTTACTGTATACCCTTAAATTCTCTTATTGAAAGAATGATagcagcagtatggtgtaacattCATTTGAAACACATGTGTTTGGTACTTGCTACATTTTATCTTTTCTCTTTCCCTTCATTCTTTTCATGGATTTGGAAAAGGTCTCGGTTGTTTCTCTGCTTCGCTTTTTGCATAACTCCAGGTTGTCGACACCAAGCTTCGTTGCTATTTCTAAATGAATTCCTTCTCTGAATCTTTGAAGTCTGTCCGCGAGCGATCGTATATCTGTGCAGCTCAGATATTCAACACCCCAGTgtacaaaccagattccaaaaatgttgggacactgtacaaattgtgagtaaaaaaggaatggaatatcttacaaatctcatgaacttatattttattcacaatagaatatatataacatattaaatgttgaaagtgagacattttgaaatgtcatgccaaataatgtctcattttggatttcatgagagctacacattccaaaaaagctgggacaggtagcaataagaggctggaaaagttaaatgaacATATAAGGAGCAGCTGGAGCCAAGGACCAGTTTGTAACTTATTAGGTtaattgggaacatgattgggtataaaaagagcctctcagagtgacagtgtctatcagaagtcaagatgggcagaggatcaccaagtcccccaatgctgcggccaagtggaaaactgttctttgGTCAGACATCTAAGATAAATCATCTCTAAGAGATAGGTTTAGGATAAGAGTTAGTTTAAGCGATAGAAAATTGTGTTTgctcaatataaaagtaatagaagtctatggaaaatccccacaattcacagaaacaaacgtgtgtgtgtctctctctctgtgtgtgtgtgtgtgtgtgtgtctctctgtgtgtgtgtgtgtgtgtgtgtgtgtgtgtgtgtgtgtgtctctctgtgtgtgtgtgtgtgtgtgtctctgtgtgtgtgtgtgtgtgtgtctctgtgtgtgtgtgtgtgtgtgtgtgtgtgtgtgtgtgtgtgtgtgtgtgtgtgttggcagagCGTGATGGACGTGCAGATCCCAGTGGAGCCGGAGCTCAGTGAGTCTGAGTCTGAGGAAGGGACGGCTCTGTCTGAGTCTGAGTTCACCTGTCACTGCTGCTACCAGGTTCTGGTGGACCCCACCACACTCACCTGTGGACACAGCTTCTGCAGACACTGTCTGGCCAACTGGTGGGCCTCCGCTCTGCCCAGGGTCCGGAGAGACTGCCCAGAATGCCGAGCGGTGTGGACCGGCTTTCCCAGAGTCAACATCCTGCTCCGGTGAGAGACGAGCGAGTCATGATCCGGTTCTGTTCACACACGCTTCAGTCAGTGACAGGAGTCAAACCAGATTACACACAGTGACTCAGTTCACTAACTGTTCTAACAGTTGTTGTCATAGTTACTAATATTATTATAGATATCATTAATATGTGTAGTTACCATTAGGACTGGccttaactaaatatttttctgGTTGCCTGTAGTTGACTAATcacatgtaaataaatgatttaaatcattattatgagcctttaattgcctacatagccTAATAAGCACTCAAGCACACGCATAAAGCTTGCCGCAGCGCACCGGCAGAAGTAATGAAGATTAATGTGTCTGTGAAATACAGTGACGTTAAACAGATGAAGTCAGAGACACTGACGCTTCATCTCCACAGTAGTGATGCACCTGTGTGCgtgtttcatatggattacatattctcagaatatctgttttccattagaattggttcatttaaaagtttaagtctccttagatataattttaacgTCTGTAAGGTAAAGATATGCATGGTGTAACAAGCTCAAGTTCACAGAGACagagatggcagaaagcacatcctgatcgctttcattattttacaaaagcacaacgttttgtaATTAAGTTCACACAAAGAATCGTAGTCTTTACAGATGTGAAAGATGTATTGAAAGATgtcttatctgtatgaccaaacaTGAGTGtgtattttaagagcaagtgaaTCTGTCCTGCTATTCAGCTATACATACTCCGCACAAACACTAGCGAACATCAGATGATAAGCCATATCTGAGGTTAATGAATGATAGGTGCCTGATGTACTTAGAGCAGCCGCTTACGATCTGTTATCAGTCACGGACTGCGTGACTTCacctgtggattttttttttttctgtgactaaaCAACTAATAAAATTTTGGTAGACCAAGCCTCTTTTGGTCAACTAATGATTAGGCGATTATTAGGGGCAGCCCTAGTTACTATATAGATATAATTATCATTGTAGTTCATGTAGTATCATGCTTACAGCTCTAGAGTGGTGTGAACAGGGCTTAATTCAGATTGTGATACCTGTCCAAATAGTTATTGATGTAGTTCAATGTTTACGTTTGGTCCTGGTCACTGTATGATGCTCACTTTTAATGAACAATGAAGcatcctctctctctgtgtgtgtgtgtgtgtgtgtgtgtgtgtgtgtgtgtgtgtgtgtgtgtgtgtgtgtgtgtgtgtgtgtgtgtgtgtcagggatgCGGTGGAGAAGCTGTTTCCCGCTGAAGTGAGACGACGGAAGCAGGCCATCCTGAGTGATCCAGGGTTCTGTCGTGTTCTCCAGATGTTCCAGCAGCATGGGAACACACAGGCCCCTCACGCAGCTCCGCCACAGAACCCACCACAGTTTAATATACTGAACCAACCACCATTTAATATGTTGATTCAGCCACAGCTTGATATGCTGAACGCGGAGTTCAACATCAGAGAGTTTTGCTTTGGAATGAGTATAGTGCTGTGCTGCATGGCTGTGagtgacactcacacacacacacacacaaacacacacacactgaggatgAGTAGTCACACTGCATCatcaccctgtgtgtgtgtgtgtgtgtgtgtgtgtgtgtgtgtgtgtgtgtgcaggtggtgGTGTTAATGTGGCGTGTGTACAGTACCGACTCCAGTCATGAGGTACTGCTCAGTAAACCACTCAGCAGGTGGAGTGCTGATGATGTCACTCTGTGGGTGGAGCATCTGAGCGTCTGGACCAATCAGTATAAAGAGACCTTCCACAGGGAGCAGATCAAcggcaggtaacacacacactacagtcactGACATCTGGAGTTAGAAGCCGTCAGTCCTGGTCCTGGAGACCCTCAGCTCTGCTCAGTCATCTCATCAGATCACCGTGAGACTCCAGAACCAGGACTGAGAGCCAGGAGGGTCTGAGAAAGGGTCAATGTGTGTATCACTCTGTTTGGAGTGCTTCTCACTGCGAGGGTCATGGCGGTCGCTCAAATCcactataattaaataatactgtTTCTGTGTCACAGACTTTTTAGGcaataatgtatttgtttacatatcaaatatgcagtttgttaataaagataacTTCTGTTTGAACATTTGGTGATGTGAGCGTCAGCGGGCGGTCGTTGCTCATGAACCTGCAGAGAGAGCGCCTCACCTCGACCCACTGGCTCTGATCTCTCTATACTGGATAAACATGAAATATCAGTAGTTTTGGGGAAATCTAATGTGTAGTCTTTAGcctcattaatctattatttgttccagaCCAAATAGTTTTGGCTGAAAATCTCATCATGTTATATATTATGTAACTTCAATGCTGTATATCAGAGTGCTCTCTTTGTACTTTGTACTTGACTGAATTGCTTAACAACCAATTAAAAATTGCAACAAtaaaccattttgttttttgaGCGAGTCAGCAAtacatactttttcttttttattgtgcacaaggagttttctttattttttttttactttcaacaacAGCTTGTAAGACGCAGCCAACAAATGCACTGAGCAGCACTGTCAGCGGAAAACTCCCTTAAAGAAAacgttcaccaaaaatgaaaattctgttattactcaccctcatgttattccaaacctgcacATCTGTAAGACATTCACctttagaacacaaattaaggtgaaccccttaatatatatatatatatattagtgctgtcaaaattagcgcgttaacgcattcgattaatttgaaatatttaacgcgttaaaataaaataacgcaattaacgcggttggagttttttttatttccagttgtggcctatgtgtgtttaacgtgcaaagaaatatggataagaccaaggaaggacttttagacggaaagtttcagtataaaactctgccggattactcttcagtctgccacaagaaacattatgactgtatgactgtaacagtgcgtaaatcagacctttctgtaacgctaacgttaataagcttaaacgaaaataaggaaataattgtgtagcggagtatttttgtacacagtgccgcgaactgtcaatcactcctgtgcgcgtgcatcactgtcctcctcagctgcagcaacttgcgctctctctcttcatcaagctttaaaacaaaaaggggacaaaaagatcatattgtctttgtgcataggctatagattaattagataaatgaatatctaaatttgtgccttgccgtctacggtatttttttagaacttagaaaaaagatgctgcagccaatgagcagccagcgggggctgcaggacgactcaacctccgcagacagtttttaatgtttatcagacaataaatactcaagattttgctttagtataacccacaacgagtttcacacaccttctccggccacgttgagttgttgacacttaacagtgggaaaagcgacacatgcgctgttcacttgtataacttaagggtgaacgggtaatgtagtttctgctctgggtgggatgaattaggaagcttgcattgtgaagggcgctctgaaaatcggcagtgcaggtaaaagattaaaacctctattaaaacagatgtccaaatgagcgtaccggtacgctacaagcacgttctgggcgcacggagaggtggcggtacgctcaagagctatatttggaagtagCGGTACTGAGCACTGGTGCGTACAGGCCCaattaaagcactggcaatgactatactttggaatttttttgcagtccacttagaattcaacatggaaatcatttttgttttttattggcattgattgttttgaaattcaaatggtacttacatgcctgtgtttttatttctgtaataaatatggctttcaagccaacagttaatttggaggaaattgatggtttattgcaggtatgttgtttacatgagaaaatctgtgttacaagttaaacaaattaattttaaaaaattgtgcgattaattagttaatttttttaatcgattgacagcactaatatatatatatatagagagagagagagagtgagagagagacagagacagagagcgtCTTTGTATTTTATGAAGTGCATCACTACATTTAGGTCATTGACATCAAGAAGTTTGAGAAGCTGTTCTAGAGTGCTGTGACACACTTATCACCCCTGAGATgtgtaatctgtgtgtgtgtgtgtgtgtgtgtgtgtcaggttacTGTTTGCTCTCAGTGATGAGGATCTGTCTGCGGCTCCGTTCAGCATCAGGAACGAGTCTCACAGACAGATCATCCTGGAGGAGCTGCACAGACTCAGACAGCGCCGGGTCTCACTGAACCTCTGgcagtacaaggtgtgtgtgtgtgtgagagtgtgtgtgtgtgtgtgtgtgtgtgtgtgagagagtgtgtgtgtgtgtgtgtgtgtgtgtgagagagagagagagagagagagagagagagagtgtgtgtgtgtgagtgtgagtgtgagagagtgtgtgtgtgtgagagagagagagtgtgtgtgtgtgtgtgtgtgtgtgtgtgtgtgtgtgtgtgtgtgtgtgtgtgtgtgtgagtgtgtgtgtgtgtgttttagggttCACTCAAGTACACTCGTCAGGGATGGTCAGATTGCTGAgcgtcatctctctctctctctgtgtgttcagGATCTGTATTTAGGGAAGACTCTGTTTCTGCTGTTGAGTTTGCGCAGATTTCCTCGTCTGACGATGCTGTGTCTGTTCCTGTTTGATTATGACGACACGTTCCTGCCCTTCATTCACACCAGCTGCCCGGCACCAAGCTCCCAGGACAGTCTGCTGGACACACCACTGGTGCGTCCCTCCCCAGCACGAGTCACAGACCTTGCACATTGTTCACTATTACTGTTTGGAGGAAGAACATTAGCAGTTCTCACCTCGCTCTCATCTGTCAATTGTTGGAGATAATAAAAAAGGTGgtttctctttttctttaaaaactcAACTCTCTCTTGTTTTCTGCATGTGCTGCATCAGGATTGGCCGGGCTGGCATCAGTGGGCGGAGTTTCTGCTGATGTACTTCCTGTTGCCCTATCAGCTGCTGTCTGCGGTGGCCTGGCACTGGATGAGTGTTCATTACTGGACGGCACGCGTCGTCATGTTACACACTGTGCTACTGTCCACGCTGGATGTGCACTACTTCTGGACGCTGCTGAAGAGAGGACAGATGAggtacacacacaacacactcagTTATAATAGCACAGTTATTGAGCGCTGCTGGACTTCTCTCGGCTGATGGGATGTTGTGTTTGCAGGACGCTCCCTCGGCGTGTGTGGCAGGAggtgttcagggtgatgatggaggaggcTCTGTTTGTGCTGATGTGGTCTCTGATTCCTCTGTTCTTCTGTAACTGTCTGTTCTACTACAATCTGTACATCTGCCCCTTCAACACTGCAGCGCTGGTCAAACGAACactgctgcagacacacacacagcagcggaggatctgacacacactcacacatacacacacaaacacacacacacacacacacacacacagacacacacacacacacacacacacactcacacacacacacacacacactcagtttcAGACATCTGTCACCATTATTGAATAAACCGCTCTTATTCCTTGATCTCTTCAGTCACCTGTTTGGTGTTTGGTTCATGCGGTTCAAGAGAAATTCAGACAATTCTGTGCAATTAAAATCAGTAAtggagtatttatttttatattatgatttatattaatgttataatCTGAGGCAACATGGAAgaacatttttgaataaaaagaGAAAGTTCTGGTGTTGTTGAGTGATGTTAATATAAGATCAGAAGTTTAGTTTTTGTTGCTGACATGCTGTTGAGTTGAAGTGATCACTTTATTAATTCTgtataatagaaaaatatataaaacagcaaCCACCTTACAAGAAAACAGATTTGAACAGAATTGTACATATTCATTTAAAGCTTATTATAGTTACTTGCATTAAAAGATGAATAACTATTGTCAGAATATACTTTCTCCAGTGTAACACAGAGTCAGAGACATTCGGATccatttgcaatattttattaagGTATGTCAAGGGACAGgtagcagagaatcacagtcggcataaacaatccaagatcagacacggcAGGAACAAACACAGGGACAATGCTCGGAAGAGTCAAACTAGGTTAAACAAGACTTCACAAAGACTGAGAGTCAAAACACAGTTTATACAGAGGAGTGATAATGAGGAACCCCTGCTGGTTATTAGCCCTGAGAACAGAcacctgagtggagtgccctctgctggagttcatgggcactgcTGATGATGATCGTGACAGCATTAACCtagagcagggatcctcaaatcttgCCCACGAGAGCTGAGCtgtaaccctaatcaaacacacctgaacatgctaatcaatgtcttcaggatcatcagaaaatcacaggtagctgagtttgatcagggttggagctaaactctgaagtgCATTGTCCCACCATTaatattagatttatatatacTGCTCAGCTGcaactaaatgtacagtaaaatatatacagtatcttaTATACAGTGAAATGTAACTTGTAGGATACTATATAACACTcatctgcaatatatatattgtgttgtgCAATATATAGAtagagcaaaaataataatatttgagcactaaatgagcatattagatcacattaataaattttactttaaaaaaatatatattttacaatagtgCTGCATTTGtcaaattccaaaaaaaaattttttccctTCAaatggtgcatcttctcagtgtAATCATTTAATTTGTGAGTAGAGTATGAGTTTATGAGATTTGAAAATCATTGCATTGTCCAGAGTGTTTGAGTATTTATTGATATGAATCATAACATGTGTGTGGagttttgatgtgtgtgtgtgtgtgtgtgtgtgtgtgtgtgtgtgtatcatatcaggacacatctctgtataatgacatgggtatgacacaggtattacaaggagagggtgacttatgagcacataacccatgtccccatttttcaaaacacttataaatcatacagaatgagtttttttgagaaagtaaaaatgcagaaagtttcctgtgagggttagggttaggtgtagggttggtgaagggccatagaatatacagtttgtacagaataaaaaccattacacctatgggatgaacacactttacacaaaaacaaacgtgtgtgtgtgtgtgtgtgcgtgtgcgtgtgtgtgtgtgtgtgtgtgtgtgtgtgtgtgtgtgtgtgtgtgtgtgtgtgtcagtcgtgTGAAGAGTGTGGTGGTGTCTCGCGAGGCTCCTCTGATGGATCTGCCTCGCTGCTCTGTTTTAAACATGACTAGTAGATTTTAGCCAATATGGTATTGGTAGTTATTAAAAGTAGTTTACTCAAGTATCTCAATATTTCTTCTACTAATTACATTGTGATGGAGCTAAacaatttctcttttccttctttcccTAAATCAGACTGTACCCCTGTGCAGGATAAAGCTGAATGTGGCAGCGCTGGACAGGTGTTTCATGGTTTTGCCCTGACCGTGCTGCTGGATCTAATGAGAAGTGAACGccaacagtgaatgggtgccacaatccagaccctggtgtttctcCTCTGTCCGCCAGTGGTACATCATAAAGATGTTCTCCGGAGTGTTTGACATGTGCCTCGTTCCACTGTCACTGTATTATCCTCCGAGTCTCTGCTTCACCAAGAGATTGACCTCC is drawn from Carassius gibelio isolate Cgi1373 ecotype wild population from Czech Republic chromosome B1, carGib1.2-hapl.c, whole genome shotgun sequence and contains these coding sequences:
- the LOC127949483 gene encoding bifunctional apoptosis regulator isoform X4, producing MDVQIPVEPELSESEEGTALSESEFTCHCCYQVLVDPTTLTCGHSFCRHCLANWWASALPRVRRDCPECRAVWTGFPRVNILLRDAVEKLFPAEVRRRKQAILSDPGFCRVLQMFQQHGNTQAPHAAPPQNPPPINIREFYSGVVTALTFMTVVVLLYRAFSTDSSHEVLLSKPFSRWSADDVTLWVEHLGIWTNQYKETFRREQINGRLLFALSDEDLSAAPFSIRNESHRQIILEELHRLRQRRVSLNLWQYKDLYLGKTLFLLLSLRRFPRLTMLCLFLFDYDDTFLPFIHTSCPAPSSQDSLLDTPLDWPGWHQWAEFLLMYFLLPYQLLSAVAWHWMSVHYWTARVVMLHTVLLSTLDVHYFWTLLKRGQMRTLPRRVWQEVFRVMMEEALFVLMWSLIPLFFCNCLFYYNLYICPFNTAALVKRTLLQTHTQQRRI
- the LOC127949483 gene encoding bifunctional apoptosis regulator isoform X3, encoding MDVQIPVEPELSESEEGTALSESEFTCHCCYQVLVDPTTLTCGHSFCRHCLANWWASALPRVRRDCPECRAVWTGFPRVNILLRDAVEKLFPAEVRRRKQAILSDPGFCRVLQMFQQHGNTQAPHAAPPQNPPPINIREFYSGVVTALTFMTVVVLLYRAFSTDSSHEVLLSKPLSRWSADDVTLWVEHLSVWTNQYKETFHREQINGRLLFALSDEDLSAAPFSIRNESHRQIILEELHRLRQRRVSLNLWQYKDLYLGKTLFLLLSLRRFPRLTMLCLFLFDYDDTFLPFIHTSCPAPSSQDSLLDTPLDWPGWHQWAEFLLMYFLLPYQLLSAVAWHWMSVHYWTARVVMLHTVLLSTLDVHYFWTLLKRGQMRTLPRRVWQEVFRVMMEEALFVLMWSLIPLFFCNCLFYYNLYICPFNTAALVKRTLLQTHTQQRRI
- the LOC127949483 gene encoding bifunctional apoptosis regulator isoform X1, whose translation is MDVQIPVEPELSESESEEGTALSESEFTCHCCYQVLVDPTTLTCGHSFCRHCLANWWASALPRVRRDCPECRAVWTGFPRVNILLRDAVEKLFPAEVRRRKQAILSDPGFCRVLQMFQQHGNTQAPHAAPPQNPPQFNILNQPPFNMLIQPQLDMLNAEFNIREFCFGMSIVLCCMAVVVLMWRVYSTDSSHEVLLSKPLSRWSADDVTLWVEHLSVWTNQYKETFHREQINGRLLFALSDEDLSAAPFSIRNESHRQIILEELHRLRQRRVSLNLWQYKDLYLGKTLFLLLSLRRFPRLTMLCLFLFDYDDTFLPFIHTSCPAPSSQDSLLDTPLDWPGWHQWAEFLLMYFLLPYQLLSAVAWHWMSVHYWTARVVMLHTVLLSTLDVHYFWTLLKRGQMRTLPRRVWQEVFRVMMEEALFVLMWSLIPLFFCNCLFYYNLYICPFNTAALVKRTLLQTHTQQRRI
- the LOC127949483 gene encoding bifunctional apoptosis regulator isoform X7 encodes the protein MDVQIPVEPELSESESEEGTALSESEFTCHCCYQVLVDPTTLTCGHSFCRHCLANWWASALPRVRRDCPECRAVWTGFPRVNILLRDAVEKLFPAEVRRRKQAILSDPGFCRVLQMFQQHGNTQAPHAAPPQNPPQFNILNQPPFNMLIQPQLDMLNAEFNIREFCFGMSIVLCCMAVVVLMWRVYSTDSSHEVLLSKPLSRWSADDVTLWVEHLSVWTNQYKETFHREQINGSLRRFPRLTMLCLFLFDYDDTFLPFIHTSCPAPSSQDSLLDTPLDWPGWHQWAEFLLMYFLLPYQLLSAVAWHWMSVHYWTARVVMLHTVLLSTLDVHYFWTLLKRGQMRTLPRRVWQEVFRVMMEEALFVLMWSLIPLFFCNCLFYYNLYICPFNTAALVKRTLLQTHTQQRRI